A single region of the Brassica rapa cultivar Chiifu-401-42 chromosome A03, CAAS_Brap_v3.01, whole genome shotgun sequence genome encodes:
- the LOC103862034 gene encoding serine/threonine-protein kinase STY13: MLEGPKFDMLAVGNHHNYDAFTQDFYQKLGEDGTNMSMDSMQTSNAGGSVSMSVDNSSVGSSDALIGHPGLKPMRHPYSLSVGQSVFRPGRVTHALNDDALAQALMDSSYPTGGLANYEEWTIDLRKLHMGPAFAQGAFGKLYRGTYNGEDVAIKLLERPENSPEKAQALEQQFQQEVSMLSFLKHPNIVRFIGACIKPMVWCIVTEYAKGGSVRQFLTKRQNRAVPLKLAVKQALDVARGMAYVHERNFIHRDLKSDNLLISADRSIKIADFGVARIEVQTEGMTPETGTYRWMAPEMIQHRPYTQKVDVYSFGIVLWELITGQLPFQNMTAVQAAFAVVNRGVRPTVPADCLPVLGEIMTRCWDANPEVRPCFAEVVNLLEAAETEIMTTARKARFRCCMTQPMTID; the protein is encoded by the exons ATGCTTGAGGGACCAAAGTTCGATATGCTCGCTGTTGGCAATCACCACAATTACGATGCATTCACCCAAGACTTTTATCAAAAGCTCGGTGAAGACGGTACAAACATGTCCATGGACAGTATGCAGACAAGTAATGCAGGAGGCTCTGTGTCAATGTCTGTGGATAACAGTAGCGTTGGTTCTAGCGACGCTCTTATCGGCCACCCTGGTCTAAAGCCTATGCGCCATCCTTACTCTCTCTCCGTTGGCCAAAGCGTGTTTCGCCCCGGAAGAGTCACGCATGCGCTCAACGATGATGCCTTGGCGCAAGCGTTGATGGACAGCAGCTACCCAACCGGGGGACTTGCGAACTACGAAGAGTGGACGATAGATCTGAGGAAACTCCACATGGGTCCTGCTTTTGCTCAGGGGGCGTTTGGTAAGTTATACAGAGGGACTTACAACGGAGAGGATGTAGCCATTAAGCTACTAGAGAGGCCAGAGAACAGTCCTGAGAAGGCGCAAGCCCTGGAGCAGCAGTTTCAGCAGGAGGTCTCTATGCTCTCGTTTCTGAAGCACCCCAACATCGTTAGGTTCATCGGCGCTTGCATTAAACCGATGGTGTGGTGCATCGTGACTGAATATGCTAAAGGAGGCTCGGTGAGACAGTTTTTGACTAAGAGGCAAAACCGAGCTGTGCCTTTGAAGTTGGCGGTTAAGCAGGCGTTGGATGTTGCCAGAGGTATGGCTTACGTCCACGAGCGAAACTTTATACACAGGGATCTGAAGTCGGATAACCTCCTCATATCAGCTGATCGGTCCATCAAGATTGCTGACTTTGGCGTTGCAAGAATCGAAGTTCAAACTGAAGGGATGACACCTGAGACAGGGACTTACAGATGGATGGCTCC AGAAATGATCCAGCATAGACCTTACACTCAAAAAGTGGACGTCTATAGTTTTGGAATCGTGCTATGGGAGCTGATAACGGGTCAGTTACCGTTCCAGAACATGACTGCGGTTCAAGCTGCATTTGCGGTGGTGAACAGAGGAGTCCGTCCAACGGTCCCAGCGGATTGTCTCCCTGTGCTTGGCGAGATCATGACACGTTGTTGGGATGCGAACCCTGAAGTCCGTCCTTGTTTTGCAGAGGTTGTCAATCTTCTTGAAGCGGCTGAAACCGAGATAATGACGACTGCGAGAAAAGCCCGGTTCAGATGTTGCATGACGCAACCAATGACAATCGACTAA
- the LOC103862036 gene encoding aspartate--tRNA ligase 2, cytoplasmic — translation MSSEPENPSSSTATPPEESGEKISKKAAKKEAAKLEKLRRRQEKEEEEASRKTASLSIEEESFSRNYGDVTLNELKSTEDPKAGKWREAVEGKEWTDVRELVEAMAGTEVLIRGRVHTYRHVSSKKGFLIVRQKWSRVQCVVTESKENHVSVNMVKFVKQLNSESFVDVIGYVVLPKDPVTGATQQVEIQVRKVYCVNSALQQLPLYVEDAARSEADIQAGKPGANQDTRLNLRVIDLRTAANQGIFSIQGWTQIGWRECLLRKGFIEIHSPKLLAGSSEGGSAVFRLDYKGQPACLAQSPQLHKQMAICADFERVFEVGAVYRAEDSFTHRHLCEFIGLDVEMAIHKHYSEIMDLVGELFPFIFNKINENCQKELEAIRKQYPFQPLKFLPKTLRLTFAEGIQMLKEAGVEADPLGDLNTETERKLGLLVLEKYNTEFYILHRYPSAVRPFYTMPCADDPNYSNSFDVFIRGEEIISGAQRVHDPELLTEQAKRFGIDVETIKTYIDSFRYGAPPHGGFGVGLERVVMLFCGLNNIRKTSLFPRDPLRLAP, via the exons ATGTCGTCCGAGCCGGAGAATCCATCGTCATCCACCGCGACGCCACCTGAGGAATCAGGAGAGAAGATCAGCAAAAAGGCAGCCAAGAAGGAAGCCGCGAAGCTCGAGAAGCTACGCCGCCGtcaggagaaagaagaagaagaagcctcACGCAAGACAGCTTCCCTCTCCATCGAGGAAGAATCGTTCTCCAGAAACTACGGCGACGTCACTCTCAACGAGCTAAAATCCACGGAGGATCCCAAAGCCGGGAAGTGGAGAGAGGCCGTCGAGGGGAAGGAGTGGACCGACGTGAGGGAGCTTGTGGAGGCGATGGCGGGGACGGAGGTTCTGATCAGGGGGAGAGTGCACACGTATCGACACGTGTCCAGCAAAAAAGGGTTTCTGATCGTGAGGCAAAAATGGTCCAGGGTTCAATGTGTGGTTACTGAGTCGAAGGAGAATCATGTGAGTGTCAACATGGTTAAGTTCGTTAAGCAGCTGAATAGCGAGTCGTTTGTTGATGTGATTGGTTACGTTGTTCTCCCTAAGGATCCTGTGACGGGCGCCACGCAGCAG GTTGAGATTCAAGTGAGGAAAGTGTACTGCGTCAACAGTGCCTTGCAACAGTTGCCACTTTATGTCGAGGACGCTGCTCGTAGTGAAGCAGACATTCAG GCTGGGAAGCCTGGTGCCAATCAGGATACCCGCTTGAACCTAAGAGTGATTGATCTCAGAACTGCGGCTAATCAAGGAATCTTCAGCATTCAGGGCTGGACTCAAATT GGATGGAGAGAATGCTTACTACGTAAGGGTTTTATTGAAATCCACTCACCGAAACTGTTGGCTGGTAGTAGTGAAGGTGGTTCTGCTGTATTTAGGTTAGACTACAAAGGGCAGCCTGCTTGTCTAGCTCAGTCTCCTCAGCTTCATAAGCAGATGGCAATATGTGCTGACTTTGAACGCGTCTTTGAGGTTGGTGCTGTTTACAGAGCTGAAGACTCGTTCACCCATAGACACCTGTGTGAATTTATTGGTCTTGATGTGGAGATGGCGATTCACAAACACTACTCTGAG ATAATGGATCTTGTGGGCGAGTTGTTTCCGTTCATATTCAATAAAATAAACGAGAATTGCCAAAAGGAACTTGAAGCTATTAGGAAGCAATACCCATTTCAGCCCTTGAAG TTTCTTCCAAAAACATTGAGATTAACCTTTGCAGAAGGGATTCAAATGCTTAAG GAAGCTGGTGTCGAGGCTGATCCTCTGGGAGATCTAAATACAGAAACAGAGAGAAAACTTGGCCTTCTCGTTCTGGAGAAGTACAATACGGAATTCTACATTCTGCATCGCTATCCTTCGGCGGTTAGGCCATTTTACACTATGCCATGTGCAGACGACCCTAACTACAGCAACTCATTCGATGTCTTCATAAGAG GTGAGGAGATCATATCAGGAGCTCAACGTGTACATGACCCAGAACTCTTGACGGAACAGGCAAAACGATTTGGGATTGATGTGGAGACAATAAAAACGTACATCGATTCATTCAG GTACGGTGCACCACCTCACGGCGGATTCGGAGTGGGACTGGAGCGAGTGGTAATGCTGTTTTGTGGACTCAACAACATCCGCAAGACATCGCTGTTCCCTCGTGACCCGCTAAGGCTCGCTCCCTAA